One window of Natrinema sp. SYSU A 869 genomic DNA carries:
- a CDS encoding ABC transporter permease encodes MSRLLTKGRAVARLAVSQICHERGRTVLVVLAIALAVLAVTLLSSLGLGVMQTGEERFDRAGQDVWISGDSVELTATGSLENPITDSHRLATDLNQRDDVETASPLAFHSVYVGTKPDNTELVTGVGVPGTGSDNTADGDGFSGGDSHYANGSYDGPMSQEIVIDPQTAELFDVGVGDTIYVGTSRVSAPEREFEIVGISSEYSQFLGTSTVTMPISELQELAGTTGTDRATFVTVTTVDGADRETVSEDIQQSYPGYNVRTSEEQFESMLNEYLLVLASGATLVVLALVAGIALTTNTLVLVAVQQRDELAALRALGLSRGLIAGVIGGQGFTLGVLGGILGLLSTPLFAFILNHIATSFVGFENLLRTPPIIYATGLLIAVAIGTLGAVIAGWRAARYARVDNLYA; translated from the coding sequence ATGAGCCGATTACTCACGAAAGGACGCGCTGTTGCACGGCTCGCGGTCAGTCAGATATGCCACGAACGCGGACGGACCGTACTCGTTGTTCTCGCGATCGCACTGGCCGTCCTCGCCGTTACGCTCCTGTCAAGTCTCGGACTGGGCGTCATGCAGACCGGTGAGGAGCGATTCGACCGGGCTGGACAGGACGTTTGGATCTCGGGGGACTCCGTTGAATTGACAGCAACCGGTAGCCTCGAGAATCCGATTACGGACTCCCACCGACTTGCTACCGACCTCAACCAACGCGACGATGTTGAGACAGCGTCACCGCTGGCGTTTCATTCTGTTTACGTCGGGACGAAACCGGACAACACCGAACTCGTAACTGGGGTCGGCGTTCCCGGTACTGGGAGCGACAATACCGCTGATGGCGACGGGTTCTCGGGAGGCGACAGCCACTATGCTAACGGCAGTTACGACGGACCGATGAGCCAGGAAATCGTTATCGATCCGCAGACAGCCGAACTGTTCGATGTGGGTGTTGGGGACACGATCTACGTCGGAACGAGTCGGGTGAGCGCTCCGGAACGTGAGTTCGAGATCGTCGGGATTTCGTCAGAGTACTCGCAGTTCCTCGGTACGTCCACGGTGACGATGCCGATCAGCGAGTTACAGGAACTCGCCGGTACCACCGGGACTGATCGAGCAACGTTTGTGACCGTTACTACGGTAGATGGTGCCGATCGAGAGACCGTAAGTGAAGATATTCAACAATCGTATCCGGGGTACAACGTGCGGACGAGCGAAGAACAGTTCGAGTCGATGCTGAACGAGTATCTGCTGGTACTCGCTAGCGGGGCGACGCTCGTCGTGTTAGCGCTGGTAGCCGGAATCGCGTTGACAACGAATACCCTCGTTCTCGTGGCCGTCCAACAGCGCGACGAACTCGCAGCCCTTCGGGCGCTCGGCCTCTCGCGCGGCCTGATCGCGGGCGTTATCGGCGGCCAGGGATTCACGCTCGGGGTGCTTGGTGGGATCCTCGGACTCCTCTCAACACCGCTGTTCGCATTTATACTCAACCACATAGCCACCTCATTCGTTGGCTTCGAGAACCTGTTGCGAACACCGCCGATTATCTATGCAACCGGCCTCCTAATCGCAGTCGCCATCGGGACACTCGGTGCCGTCATCGCCGGCTGGCGGGCAGCTCGATATGCCCGTGTTGATAACCTCTACGCCTAG
- a CDS encoding metal-dependent hydrolase, giving the protein MWPWGHLAVAYLVYTVYCHHRTSRSPRVLPVVVLAIGSQFPDLIDKPFAWSLEILPGGRTLTHSVFVAALLLPVVYRVSLRLERPALGIAFAIGHVSHLVADIPPSAIVVRDLSATTFLFWPVLEPPAYETVDGILAGFLRYSMGWYEWAQFGLVLIALVTWHHDGRPGLDYVRRGLERAVRKNGASDR; this is encoded by the coding sequence ATGTGGCCCTGGGGACACCTCGCTGTCGCATACTTGGTTTATACGGTCTACTGCCACCACCGAACCAGTCGGTCACCAAGAGTGCTTCCGGTGGTCGTCCTAGCGATTGGATCGCAGTTTCCCGATCTGATCGATAAACCATTTGCGTGGTCACTCGAGATCCTACCCGGCGGCCGGACACTCACTCATTCGGTGTTCGTCGCCGCACTGCTCCTCCCAGTGGTCTATAGGGTTTCCCTCCGTCTCGAGCGACCTGCTCTTGGGATAGCATTTGCCATCGGGCATGTATCACACCTAGTGGCTGACATTCCACCGTCTGCAATCGTCGTTCGAGATCTCTCAGCAACGACCTTCTTGTTCTGGCCGGTCCTCGAACCACCGGCATACGAAACGGTCGACGGCATTCTGGCTGGCTTCCTTCGGTACTCGATGGGGTGGTACGAGTGGGCCCAGTTTGGACTCGTCCTTATTGCACTCGTCACCTGGCACCATGATGGGAGACCTGGCCTTGACTACGTTCGACGTGGCCTCGAGCGAGCCGTCCGAAAGAACGGAGCGTCTGATCGGTAA
- a CDS encoding DUF58 domain-containing protein, translating into MALTVVLAILAMVFARPLTLVGAALVGTWFLTHQYRFARDLERTVASLSVVQSTAQTSVHTGDVIPVTLGATREADTALTVEITAGLPVASEATKPFTVTLESTIERADRMRMVTWPVAGNHSFEGATVTATDGLFRETLTAGPAPMVTVEPPSTQRVHVGEGGNQVAASYGSHDAGQAGSGIELAELREYVPGDQGKEIDWKATARHATPYVRKYEAETDRRTLLVVDHRASLTTGPGTITKLNTLREVALVIAGNARRLNDPLGLVTVGDDGITNRLSVASPSVNYGPVKRHLLDLTPTIEANANQTDPFSGRANSNSTNGPRDSVSPSTHSEARSSTTVGSSGNGTTLARRHTGPRMYNGHSPI; encoded by the coding sequence GTGGCACTCACCGTTGTGCTCGCCATCCTCGCGATGGTGTTCGCGCGTCCGCTTACACTTGTTGGTGCAGCTCTCGTTGGTACGTGGTTTCTGACCCATCAGTACCGCTTCGCCCGCGATCTCGAGCGAACGGTAGCGTCGTTGTCCGTCGTTCAGTCCACGGCCCAGACTAGTGTTCACACTGGAGACGTGATACCGGTTACACTCGGTGCAACGCGCGAAGCCGACACGGCGCTAACGGTCGAGATCACCGCCGGGCTTCCGGTCGCAAGTGAGGCAACCAAACCCTTCACCGTCACTCTCGAGTCGACTATCGAGCGGGCGGACCGAATGCGAATGGTCACCTGGCCAGTCGCCGGTAACCACTCGTTCGAGGGAGCGACTGTAACGGCGACAGACGGACTCTTCCGCGAGACGCTCACCGCAGGTCCGGCACCGATGGTAACGGTCGAACCACCCAGTACCCAACGGGTTCACGTCGGTGAGGGTGGCAACCAAGTTGCTGCTTCGTACGGCAGCCATGACGCCGGACAGGCCGGTTCGGGGATTGAACTGGCGGAACTCCGTGAGTACGTACCGGGCGACCAAGGGAAAGAAATTGACTGGAAAGCAACTGCACGGCATGCGACACCGTACGTCCGTAAGTACGAAGCCGAAACCGATCGGCGGACACTGCTCGTCGTCGACCACCGCGCCTCGCTCACGACCGGTCCTGGGACCATAACGAAACTAAATACGCTCCGAGAGGTAGCGTTGGTCATCGCGGGGAACGCACGTCGACTCAACGACCCACTTGGTCTGGTGACGGTCGGTGACGATGGGATCACTAACCGCCTCAGTGTGGCCTCACCGTCCGTCAACTATGGGCCAGTCAAGCGTCACTTACTCGATCTCACGCCGACAATTGAGGCAAATGCAAACCAAACAGATCCATTCTCCGGCCGCGCCAACTCGAACTCGACAAATGGACCGAGAGATTCAGTATCTCCGTCGACCCATTCGGAGGCCCGTTCGTCGACCACGGTTGGTTCAAGTGGAAACGGTACCACACTCGCTCGACGGCACACCGGCCCACGGATGTACAACGGTCACTCACCAATCTAG
- a CDS encoding MoxR family ATPase, with amino-acid sequence MSGNIDSVDGTSGDPEAIYELLRSEIDRVLIGNDEAVEYLAISLLTRGHLLLEGVPGIAKTTLANLFARTTGLEYNRIQMTPDTLPADITGTHIFRQNAGTFELQRGPVFANLVVADELNRATPKTQSALLEAMEERRVTIEGETLSLPDPFMVVATQNPIESEGVFQLPEAQRDRFQFKLTLDLPDRPDERKLLDRFDNNPELDPDDVDQVIEPQALVNARQTVEEIHIAPPVKEYTLDLVIATRDHADVSHGASPRATLAFLSGSKARAAIHGRDYVIPDDVKAIAEPVLRHRLVLSTDADLSNVDPADVISDIVDAADPPSADTSGVSNATEASDGGNTTLQ; translated from the coding sequence ATGAGTGGGAACATCGATTCGGTCGACGGGACGAGTGGCGATCCCGAAGCAATCTATGAATTACTTCGTTCGGAGATTGACCGTGTCCTGATCGGCAACGATGAGGCAGTCGAGTATCTAGCGATTTCGCTGTTGACCCGTGGCCACCTCCTGCTTGAGGGGGTTCCAGGCATCGCCAAGACGACGCTTGCGAACCTCTTCGCACGGACAACCGGTCTCGAATACAACCGGATTCAGATGACCCCCGACACGCTCCCGGCCGACATCACGGGAACACATATCTTCCGACAGAACGCGGGGACGTTCGAACTTCAGCGTGGTCCCGTCTTTGCTAACTTGGTAGTTGCCGACGAGCTCAACCGCGCGACGCCGAAGACCCAGAGTGCTCTGCTCGAGGCAATGGAGGAACGACGTGTGACTATCGAAGGTGAGACGCTCTCGTTGCCTGACCCATTTATGGTCGTTGCAACGCAGAACCCAATCGAGTCCGAGGGTGTATTCCAGTTGCCGGAAGCCCAACGGGACCGCTTTCAGTTCAAGCTGACACTAGATCTGCCGGATCGACCGGACGAGAGGAAATTGCTCGACCGGTTCGACAACAATCCCGAACTCGACCCCGACGATGTCGATCAGGTCATCGAGCCACAGGCTCTCGTCAACGCACGACAAACCGTTGAAGAAATCCATATTGCCCCGCCTGTCAAGGAGTATACGTTGGATCTAGTGATTGCGACGAGAGACCATGCAGACGTTTCCCACGGTGCCTCACCGCGTGCGACGTTGGCATTTCTCAGCGGATCGAAAGCACGAGCCGCAATTCATGGTCGTGACTACGTTATTCCGGATGATGTGAAGGCAATTGCCGAACCAGTATTGCGCCACCGGCTCGTGTTAAGCACTGATGCAGACCTGAGCAACGTCGATCCAGCAGATGTCATCTCAGACATCGTTGATGCGGCTGATCCGCCGAGTGCAGACACAAGCGGTGTCTCTAACGCCACCGAAGCAAGCGACGGTGGTAACACTACACTCCAGTAA
- a CDS encoding DUF4350 domain-containing protein — MSWHTGLLSDGSRIDWPRALLLALTLTVLVALGATAATSSTSFGLYNHAWDGSSDFHQDSADNPAVESHLVRDTAQYQELPANETVAFVTTPDERYEDEDAQRIREFVADGGTLVVLENFGEPGNALLADVGAEAQADRQLLRDERHHFRGPTMPVATGVENHTFTTGVEQLTLNHATAIDAGNATVLVSTSDFAYLGPEEDGLDEQDDLQSYPVATVENISEGQVVVVGDPSITINAMYNEPDNSAFVRGLYTDADHVIFDRSHGTKLPPLAAAMLVIQDSPLLQLLVGTVGIGLVAILSQARVRSILKGARSKFPTRLQSSGSRDRRRKRPELSNDERAEFLRSRHPEWDEEQIDRVIKALNHPRSEGETDE, encoded by the coding sequence ATGAGCTGGCATACCGGCTTGCTCAGCGATGGTAGCAGGATCGATTGGCCACGGGCTCTGTTGCTTGCGCTTACCCTTACCGTACTCGTCGCACTAGGGGCCACCGCGGCGACATCGTCGACTTCATTCGGTCTATACAATCACGCATGGGACGGCTCGTCTGACTTCCATCAGGACAGTGCAGATAATCCCGCTGTCGAGAGCCATCTCGTGCGTGATACTGCCCAGTACCAGGAACTGCCAGCTAACGAGACAGTGGCATTTGTGACTACACCGGACGAACGCTACGAGGATGAGGATGCCCAACGCATCCGAGAGTTCGTTGCGGACGGCGGTACCCTAGTCGTCCTCGAGAACTTCGGTGAGCCCGGGAACGCCTTGCTTGCCGATGTCGGTGCTGAAGCACAGGCTGATAGACAACTTCTCCGAGACGAACGCCATCACTTCCGCGGACCGACAATGCCGGTCGCAACGGGCGTCGAGAATCACACGTTCACAACCGGCGTTGAGCAGCTGACGCTCAACCATGCGACTGCTATTGATGCGGGTAACGCAACAGTACTAGTATCGACTAGTGACTTCGCGTATCTCGGCCCTGAGGAAGATGGGTTGGACGAACAGGATGACTTGCAATCGTATCCGGTCGCCACAGTTGAGAACATCAGTGAGGGACAAGTCGTTGTTGTTGGTGATCCGAGTATCACGATAAACGCGATGTACAATGAACCGGATAACAGTGCGTTCGTGCGCGGATTGTACACCGACGCCGATCACGTCATCTTCGATCGGTCACACGGGACCAAGCTGCCCCCCTTGGCTGCCGCGATGCTAGTTATTCAGGATTCCCCGCTGTTACAGTTGCTCGTTGGTACCGTCGGAATCGGGCTCGTTGCGATCCTGTCGCAAGCGCGTGTTCGATCCATACTCAAGGGTGCGCGATCGAAGTTCCCAACACGTCTCCAGTCCTCTGGGAGTCGTGATCGGAGACGGAAGCGGCCCGAACTCTCCAACGACGAGCGGGCCGAATTTCTTCGCAGTCGCCATCCTGAGTGGGATGAAGAACAGATCGACCGAGTGATAAAAGCGCTTAACCATCCACGTTCGGAAGGAGAAACCGACGAATGA
- a CDS encoding GTP-binding protein: MPSNTTPIPVTILSGSLGAGKTTTLNHVLNSNRELNTAVVVNDMGEVNVDADLVERESDLSQDGEDIIELSNGCICCRLRGDMLEEIGRLAETRDFDYLLVESSGISEPIPVAQTFARGFEDASFDPTGVYELDTMVSVVDAYSFWQGFDSGQALTNNDIEPKGSQVPEGVLMDQIEFCDVLLLNKCDLVPDEDLAEMEAVLSALQPRAEIVRTEHGSVDPDVILDTGRFDFERASQSAGWKRELQGGHHHDAAAAEHGVESFVFEVDKPFHPERIASLLADFPDGVIRAKGFFWSAGREDVAMGLDKAGQSVRAGPAGTWIATLPEAERKQYFAARPGIEDDWDEEWGDRGIQLVFIGREFDEAGLVDRLEDCLLTDEEMDGDWSQYPDPFGADEQRELALADD; the protein is encoded by the coding sequence ATGCCGTCGAACACGACACCAATTCCGGTAACGATTCTGAGTGGGAGCCTCGGTGCAGGGAAAACAACGACGCTCAACCACGTACTGAACAGTAACCGAGAGCTAAATACTGCCGTCGTCGTCAACGACATGGGCGAAGTGAACGTCGATGCCGACCTCGTCGAGCGCGAGTCGGACCTCTCCCAAGACGGTGAGGACATTATCGAACTCTCGAACGGCTGTATCTGCTGTCGTCTCCGCGGCGACATGCTTGAGGAGATCGGTCGGCTGGCCGAGACCCGTGACTTCGACTACCTGCTCGTCGAGTCGTCCGGGATTAGCGAACCGATCCCGGTCGCACAGACGTTCGCCCGCGGGTTCGAGGATGCGTCGTTCGATCCGACCGGCGTCTACGAGCTCGATACGATGGTCAGCGTTGTCGACGCCTACAGCTTCTGGCAGGGGTTCGACTCGGGACAGGCACTGACCAACAACGACATCGAACCCAAGGGGAGTCAGGTCCCCGAGGGGGTCCTGATGGACCAGATCGAGTTCTGTGACGTCCTCCTGTTGAACAAGTGTGATCTGGTTCCCGACGAGGACCTCGCGGAAATGGAAGCGGTCCTCAGCGCGCTTCAGCCGCGTGCGGAGATCGTTCGTACTGAACACGGCAGCGTCGACCCCGACGTAATTCTGGACACGGGTCGGTTCGACTTCGAGCGTGCGAGTCAGTCGGCCGGCTGGAAGCGCGAACTTCAGGGGGGACATCATCACGACGCCGCCGCCGCTGAACACGGCGTCGAATCGTTCGTCTTCGAGGTCGACAAGCCGTTTCACCCGGAACGAATCGCCAGCCTACTCGCCGATTTCCCGGATGGCGTCATCCGAGCGAAAGGGTTCTTCTGGTCGGCCGGGCGAGAGGACGTCGCGATGGGCCTGGACAAGGCCGGACAGTCAGTCCGGGCCGGCCCGGCCGGGACGTGGATCGCAACGCTCCCGGAGGCCGAACGGAAGCAGTACTTCGCCGCTCGACCCGGTATCGAGGACGACTGGGACGAGGAGTGGGGCGACCGCGGGATCCAGCTCGTGTTTATCGGCCGCGAGTTCGACGAAGCGGGGCTCGTCGACCGGCTCGAGGACTGTCTCCTGACCGACGAGGAGATGGACGGCGACTGGAGCCAGTACCCAGATCCGTTCGGGGCGGACGAGCAGCGCGAACTGGCGCTCGCCGACGACTGA
- a CDS encoding GTP-binding protein, whose translation MADELLPVTILSGGLGAGKTTTLNHLLREGGERHDIAVLVNDVGEANIDADLVENGTDLSIDDGTVTELSNGCICCGLRDELDRELERLATQETFDYLLIEPSGISDPVPIAERFVSAGRVAARYDLDSIVTVVDAAQFHWAFVAGEPLEQTTDGTRPLSDLLVEQVEFCDVVLLNKCDLVDDDERRAVERVLRMLRPDVEIVRTTDGRVDPDRTLETGRFDSAEIDAAARWKRAIDDDERAPDSTHDHGHANDDGREHGYGDDDGHKHGRSNDGEHEHSHESDGEHDHLHPPAEFGVESFVYDRYRPFHPERVHDWLTSFPESVIRAKGHCWVAGRERYALDLSQAGTEIHVDVNGRWAATLPSFQRESYRESQWDGHWDEEWGDRETKLVFIGAGMDETAIVDAMDGCLLDDAEMRHEWDTYENPFPGDWNGSAPPEEQRLVIDETR comes from the coding sequence ATGGCCGACGAACTGCTTCCGGTCACGATCCTGAGCGGCGGGCTCGGGGCCGGCAAGACGACGACGCTCAATCACCTCCTCAGGGAAGGCGGCGAGCGCCACGACATCGCCGTGCTCGTCAACGACGTCGGGGAGGCGAACATCGACGCGGACCTCGTCGAGAACGGTACTGATCTCTCGATCGACGACGGCACCGTCACCGAGCTCTCGAACGGCTGTATCTGCTGTGGGCTTCGGGACGAACTGGACCGCGAACTCGAACGACTCGCCACCCAGGAGACGTTCGACTACCTGCTCATCGAGCCGTCGGGGATCAGCGATCCCGTCCCGATCGCCGAGCGGTTCGTCTCCGCGGGGCGCGTGGCCGCGCGATACGATCTCGATTCGATCGTCACCGTCGTCGACGCCGCGCAGTTCCACTGGGCGTTCGTCGCCGGCGAGCCGCTCGAGCAGACGACCGACGGGACGCGGCCGCTGTCGGACCTCCTCGTGGAGCAGGTGGAGTTCTGCGACGTCGTCCTGTTGAATAAGTGCGACCTCGTCGACGACGACGAGCGCCGGGCCGTCGAACGAGTACTTCGAATGCTTCGTCCCGACGTCGAGATCGTTCGAACGACCGACGGACGGGTCGATCCGGATCGGACACTGGAGACGGGCCGATTCGACAGCGCCGAGATCGACGCCGCAGCGAGGTGGAAACGCGCGATCGATGACGATGAACGCGCTCCGGACAGCACCCACGACCACGGCCATGCAAATGATGACGGACGCGAGCACGGTTACGGGGACGATGACGGACACAAACACGGGCGTTCGAACGACGGAGAACACGAACACAGCCACGAGAGCGATGGCGAACACGACCACCTGCATCCGCCGGCGGAATTCGGTGTCGAGTCGTTCGTCTACGATCGCTATCGACCGTTCCACCCGGAACGTGTCCACGATTGGCTCACCTCGTTCCCGGAGTCAGTCATCCGGGCGAAGGGCCACTGCTGGGTCGCCGGCCGCGAGCGCTACGCGCTCGACCTGAGCCAGGCCGGGACGGAGATTCACGTCGACGTCAATGGCCGCTGGGCGGCGACGCTGCCGTCGTTCCAGCGAGAGTCGTACCGTGAGTCGCAATGGGACGGCCACTGGGACGAGGAGTGGGGCGATCGCGAGACGAAACTCGTGTTCATCGGTGCGGGAATGGACGAGACTGCGATCGTCGACGCGATGGACGGCTGTCTCCTCGACGACGCCGAGATGCGCCATGAGTGGGATACGTACGAAAATCCGTTTCCTGGAGACTGGAACGGTTCGGCACCACCCGAGGAGCAGCGGCTCGTGATCGACGAGACGCGATGA
- a CDS encoding metal ABC transporter substrate-binding protein — translation MTQQSRRRFIGMGIGAAAIGTIAGCVSNPIDSESEGTVTQSSFFVFGDFASAVAGETATAETLVPVGQHGHGWEPGPQIQGTVLESDLFVRVTEGFQPWADDLAESLEDDDADVRLVSAGASVDRLEAGHDDGDEHEHDEHNHEDHADHGHEDEQNDNEDHDHNHAVGDPHFWLDPTRAITAVEAIRDGFVAVDGANEDAYVDNADEYCARLEELDETFQSTLADASKDVVLVAGHDAYQYLGHRYDFEIKTLTGLAPDSQQTLADNGRAQEIIAEHDLEYVCVDPLESQTAAERLVEETDATGILPLTPIPGQTQEWVDEGWGYVEIMENINLETLSEALDTR, via the coding sequence ATGACGCAACAGAGCCGTCGACGATTCATCGGAATGGGGATCGGAGCCGCCGCGATCGGTACGATCGCGGGGTGTGTATCGAATCCGATCGACAGCGAGAGCGAAGGAACGGTGACCCAGTCCTCGTTTTTCGTGTTCGGCGACTTTGCGAGCGCGGTCGCGGGCGAAACTGCGACGGCGGAGACGCTGGTCCCGGTCGGGCAGCACGGTCACGGCTGGGAACCGGGGCCGCAGATCCAGGGAACGGTCCTCGAGTCGGACCTTTTCGTCCGCGTGACCGAGGGGTTCCAGCCCTGGGCCGACGACCTCGCAGAGAGCCTCGAGGACGACGACGCCGACGTTCGTCTCGTCAGTGCCGGCGCGAGCGTCGACCGTCTCGAAGCCGGCCACGATGACGGCGATGAGCACGAGCACGACGAACACAACCACGAGGACCACGCCGATCACGGTCACGAGGATGAACAGAATGACAACGAGGACCATGACCACAATCACGCCGTCGGCGACCCCCACTTCTGGCTCGATCCGACGCGCGCGATAACGGCCGTCGAGGCCATCCGCGACGGGTTCGTCGCCGTCGACGGCGCCAACGAGGACGCGTACGTCGACAACGCCGACGAGTACTGCGCCAGACTCGAGGAGCTCGACGAGACGTTCCAGTCGACGCTCGCGGACGCGTCCAAGGACGTCGTGCTCGTCGCCGGCCACGACGCGTACCAATATCTCGGTCACCGCTACGACTTCGAGATCAAGACGCTGACGGGGCTGGCACCCGACAGCCAGCAGACTCTGGCGGACAACGGGCGAGCACAGGAGATCATCGCGGAACACGACCTCGAGTACGTCTGTGTCGACCCGCTGGAATCGCAGACGGCGGCCGAGCGACTCGTCGAAGAGACGGACGCGACGGGCATCCTCCCGCTGACGCCGATCCCGGGCCAGACGCAGGAGTGGGTCGACGAGGGCTGGGGGTACGTCGAGATCATGGAGAACATCAACCTCGAAACGTTGTCGGAGGCCCTCGATACGCGATGA
- a CDS encoding metal ABC transporter ATP-binding protein, protein MTTAPPDEQDATEPIVSIDDVTFRYGDRPVLEDVSIDVDPGAFLGLVGPNGSGKSTLLELVLGLKRPDAGSVTLFGDRAHEFDNGERIGYVAQDATETARTMPMTVREVVAMGRYPHRLVGRFSRADHRAIDEAIARVGITDLASRRIGRLSGGQRQRVFIARALASEADLLILDEPTVGVDAESREAFYTLLGDLNASGLTIVLIEHDIGVVTTHATEIACLNRRLYFDGDPADFVATDALSQAYGTDQHVVHHDH, encoded by the coding sequence ATGACGACCGCACCACCGGATGAACAGGATGCAACGGAGCCCATCGTCAGCATCGACGATGTGACGTTCCGGTACGGCGACCGACCGGTCCTCGAGGACGTCTCGATCGACGTCGATCCGGGCGCGTTTCTCGGACTGGTCGGGCCGAACGGAAGCGGCAAGAGCACACTCCTCGAACTTGTGCTCGGTCTCAAACGCCCGGACGCGGGGTCGGTGACGCTCTTCGGGGACCGCGCTCACGAGTTTGACAACGGTGAACGGATCGGATACGTCGCACAGGATGCCACCGAGACGGCGCGGACCATGCCGATGACGGTGCGCGAGGTCGTCGCAATGGGGCGATACCCCCACCGGCTCGTCGGTCGGTTCTCACGGGCAGACCACCGGGCGATCGACGAGGCGATCGCACGCGTCGGGATTACAGACCTCGCGTCGCGTCGCATCGGCCGGCTCTCCGGCGGACAGCGACAACGCGTGTTCATCGCCCGAGCGCTGGCGTCCGAGGCGGACCTCCTGATACTCGACGAACCGACCGTCGGCGTGGACGCGGAATCGCGGGAGGCGTTCTACACGCTCCTCGGCGACCTGAACGCGTCCGGGCTCACGATCGTCCTCATCGAACACGATATCGGCGTCGTCACGACGCACGCGACCGAGATCGCGTGTCTCAACCGCCGTCTGTACTTCGACGGCGATCCGGCGGACTTCGTCGCGACCGACGCCCTCTCGCAGGCGTACGGAACCGACCAGCACGTCGTCCACCACGATCACTGA
- a CDS encoding metal ABC transporter permease: MAMVSSFLGIAFDLFDWFLEDVYGARMDWLADFLGASMLGYPYMQRAYLGAVCIAVIGPLVGTFLVHRELAMIGDTLAHTAFAGVAVGLFINATFSLSLPPLLTAFVVAVVTALLVELLIEHAGADSDTSLAIVLTGGFALGSILITATDGGIAVGIDAYLFGSLATVSKSDVGLLVFMCLLVGGVVSLAYRPLLYVTFDATAARTVRIKVRRYKRLMVVLTAFVVVSAMQIMGVILVVAMLVVPVATAALVARSFKRSILLAILAAEFAAVVGVTVSYAYGIAAGGSIVLTAIGVYVAVLGSRKLPREIPVPTMTGRNRDLVEHSADGIKADGGEEE; encoded by the coding sequence ATGGCGATGGTATCATCGTTCCTCGGCATCGCGTTCGATCTCTTCGACTGGTTCCTCGAGGACGTCTACGGCGCGAGGATGGACTGGCTCGCCGACTTCCTCGGCGCATCGATGCTCGGCTATCCCTACATGCAGCGGGCGTACCTCGGTGCCGTATGTATCGCCGTTATTGGACCGCTCGTCGGGACGTTCCTCGTGCATCGAGAGCTCGCAATGATCGGTGATACGCTCGCCCATACTGCCTTCGCGGGCGTCGCCGTCGGACTGTTCATCAACGCGACGTTCTCGCTGTCGCTGCCGCCGCTGCTCACCGCTTTCGTGGTGGCGGTCGTCACGGCTCTGCTTGTCGAGTTACTAATTGAACACGCTGGCGCGGACAGCGATACGTCGCTGGCGATCGTGTTGACCGGCGGGTTCGCGCTCGGGAGCATTCTCATCACGGCGACGGATGGCGGGATCGCCGTCGGGATCGACGCCTACCTGTTCGGGAGTCTGGCGACCGTTTCGAAGTCGGACGTCGGGCTTCTCGTCTTCATGTGTCTGCTCGTTGGCGGGGTTGTCTCACTCGCGTATCGACCGCTGTTGTACGTCACGTTCGATGCGACGGCCGCCCGCACGGTGAGAATAAAGGTCAGACGCTACAAACGGCTCATGGTTGTTCTCACGGCGTTCGTCGTCGTCAGCGCAATGCAGATCATGGGCGTCATCCTGGTCGTCGCGATGCTCGTCGTGCCGGTCGCGACCGCGGCGCTCGTCGCCCGAAGCTTCAAGCGATCGATCCTCCTCGCGATACTCGCCGCCGAGTTCGCGGCGGTCGTCGGCGTCACGGTTTCGTACGCCTACGGCATCGCCGCCGGCGGCTCGATCGTCCTTACGGCAATCGGCGTCTACGTCGCCGTACTTGGTTCCCGAAAGTTACCTCGAGAAATACCCGTTCCGACGATGACGGGACGGAACCGGGATCTCGTCGAACACTCCGCAGACGGCATCAAGGCAGACGGGGGTGAGGAGGAATGA